In a single window of the Acipenser ruthenus chromosome 20, fAciRut3.2 maternal haplotype, whole genome shotgun sequence genome:
- the LOC131698930 gene encoding pleckstrin homology domain-containing family G member 6-like isoform X2 gives MTQEGMAVGSRGSGANGLVASRVEQYEAGTGDTNCPEPAAALSPTHHQGTSQLWKLQENKPRKFVTLGYQSKGKQKKHPEYVTLGKGSSNNPKHNRATLRMGIFSQGPSEKDSGKVEQLKNKLVSYSMFGLPRLPAEVGSKWEIRMGEETSISLESSWKDIVQGHEAMSKKQSHLQEAIWELIHTELTYMKKLRVITDLFICGILNLHSVGFLTDVDPELLFSNIPQIICAHRTFWQEVISPLLQEVRQTRKPFDPQRLHDGFQTFDQRFQCYIQYCGGEERCMEYARQQMMQNQHFLVYVGWAETHKQCNRMRLSDMLARPHQRITKYPLMLKSILKRTEVSATRDSLVSMVSSVESFLHHINSLLQHREELQKLSVAAGRIEGYEVLESASEEVDKHVKEFCQLDLTNPMVGVGPHHIRQLLLEDSLKIREGKDSKVEVHAFLFSDVLLFTKLSKKSETAKVTQAPVLIDRAVCRALKDSGSFLLICRNEFNCAIAAYTIQAASAEKSKQWMQSIQSAQADLIKLKQAETHRREKELREIVEELESQIVLSTQNSPSLSHRESKSQQTEARNGMLIPQLLVTNSESQNTTSTKAEGQSEPGGPISPDPEDLGIFSRNVVSPRIRRRKPLHTPNRKTPLLTTFDLTQPGLSGPGTESSNQDAHSPPDSNSNSNASFTSTAPDFNLRTPDPISNPDVTSADLPYSIPDRMLRTQRWLSASNHISNTLSPPGTSRTQTEAPYVVPEPYFPQKWLSADHLNSNTAGSCLRTQSDRSGVNMSSLGAHSAPNLFSRTPRGSARSRSVADILLRAEALEKDWSSRHGSEKSFSLAGTGSWDGSSEGSDVDQLLEAEDLEFVKGHAYSGATENQDAPFDPEEMEYMERLHNQLRDRHSPVFFDFPLPLGAWGEGDASEGRRGLLPSEEMVCESGDPRALQSEGGKEEGVEGDRRSGRRLTLSELQKIRGTEFDQHTASF, from the exons AGTAAAGGTAAACAGAAGAAGCACCCTGAATATGTGACGCTGGGTAAGGGATCCTCCAACAATCCCAAACACAACCGTGCAACGCTGCGCATGGGAATCTTCAGCCAGGGACCGTCTGAAAAG GACTCAGGCAAGGTGGAGCAGCTGAAGAACAAGCTTGTCTCCTACAGCATGTTTGGCCTCCCCAGACTGCCGGCAGAGGTGGGCTCAAAATGGGAGATCAGAATGGGAGAGGAAACCAGTATCAGCCTGGAGAGCTCCTGGAAAGACATTGTGCAGGGACATGAG GCTATGAGCAAAAAGCAGTCTCACCTGCAAGAGGCGATCTGGGAGCTGATCCATACGGAGCTCACCTACATGAAGAAGCTGCGAGTCATCACTGAT TTGTTTATCTGTGGGATTTTGAATCTTCATTCAGTTGGATTTCTCACAGAC GTGGATCCGGAACTCCTGTTCAGCAATATTCCTCAAATAATCTGCGCACACAGAACCTTCTGGCAGGAAGTGATATCACCGCTGCTGCAGGAAGTGAGGCAAACCAGGAAACCCTTTGACCCTCAGAGATTGCACGATGGCTTCCAAACG TTTGACCAGAGATTCCAGTGCTATATCCAGTACTGTGGTGGTGAGGAGCGCTGTATGGAGTATGCGCGCCAACAGATGATGCAGAATCAACACTTCTTGGTCTATGTAGGG TGGGCAGAGACTCACAAGCAGTGCAATCGGATGAGACTGAGTGACATGCTGGCCAGACCCCACCAGAGAATCACCAAGTACCCCCTAATGCTGAAATCCATCCTGAAGAGAACAGAGGTCTCTGCCACCAGGGACAGCCTGGTCTCCATG GTCAGCTCTGTGGAGAGTTTTCTTCATCATATAAACTCGTTACTTCAGCACAGAGAGGAGCTTCAGAAACTGTCTGTGGCGGCTGGAAGAATAGAGGGGTATGAGGTGCTGGAGAGTGCGAGCGAGGAGGTGGACAAG CATGTTAAGGAATTCTGTCAGCTAGATCTGACCAATCCCATGGTGGGGGTGGGACCTCACCACATTCGACAGCTGCTATTGGAGGACAGCCTGAAGATCCGAGAAGGCAAAGACAGCAAG GTGGAAGTTCATGCCTTCCTCTTCTCTGATGTTCTGCTCTTCACTAAACTGAGCAAAAAGAGTGAGACGGCCAAAGTGACGCAGGCTCCAGTGCTGATTGACAGGGCTGTGTGCAGAGCACTGAAAGACTCAG GAAGCTTCCTGCTGATCTGTCGGAACGAGTTCAACTGCGCTATTGCTGCTTACACCATCCAGGCAGCGAGCGCTGAGAAGAGCAAGCAGTGGATGCAGTCAATCCAGAGCGCTCAG GCTGATCTGATAAAGCTGAAGCAGGCAGAGACACACCGGCGTGAGAAGGAACTGAGAGAGATTGTGGAGGAACTTGAGTCCCAGATTGTCCTCTCCACACAGAACTCCCCGTCGCTGTCGCACAGAGAGAGCAAGAG CCAGCAAACGGAAGCCAGGAATGGAATGCTCATCCCCCAGCTGCTGGTAACCAACAGTGAATCTCAGAACACAACGTCGACAAAGGCAGAGGGCCAATCCGAACCCGGGGGCCCCATTTCTCCTGACCCGGAGGATCTGGGGATCTTCTCCAGGAACGTGGTGTCTCCGAGAATCCGCCGGAGGAAACCACTACACACCCCCAACAGGAAGACACCCCTGCTGACGACCTTCGACCTCACACAGCCAGGTTTGTCAGGACCTGGGACAGAGTCTTCAAACCAGGATGCCCACTCACCGCCTGATTCAAACTCAAACTCTAATGCATCTTTCACTTCGACGGCACCTGATTTCAACCTGAGGACCCCAGACCCCATTTCAAATCCAGACGTGACATCTGCGGATCTGCCGTACTCCATTCCTGACCGCATGCTGAGGACCCAGCGGTGGCTGTCAGCCTCCAATCACATCTCAAACACCCTTTCTCCGCCTGGCACTTCCAGGACCCAAACTGAGGCACCCTACGTGGTGCCCGAACCTTACTTCCCCCAAAAATGGCTCTCCGCAGACCATCTGAACTCCAACACAGCGGGATCCTGTTTAAGGACCCAAAGTGACCGTTCTGGTGTCAACATGTCAAGTTTAGGTGCCCACTCCGCACCCAATTTGTTTTCAAGGACCCCAAGGGGCTCAGCCAGGTCCCGTTCAGTAGCAGATATCCTCTTGCGGGCCGAGGCTCTGGAGAAGGACTGGAGCAGCCGACACGGGTCCGAGAAAAGCTTCTCCCTGGCAGGCACCGGATCCTGGGACGGCAGCAGCGAGGGGAGTGACGTGGACCAGCTCTTGGAGGCCGAGGACCTTGAGTTTGTGAAGGGCCATGCCTACTCTGGGGCCACCGAGAACCAGGACGCGCCCTTCGACCCGGAAGAGATGGAGTACATGGAGAGACTGCACAACCAGCTCAG AGATAGACACTCCCCTGTGTTCTTTGATTTCCCCCTCCCTCTTGGGGCCTGGGGGGAGGGCGATGCCTCTGAAGGGAGGAGGGGTCTGCTGCCCAGTGAGGAGATGGTCTGTGAATCTGGAGACCCCCGTGCCCTCCAGAGCGAGGGGGGAaaggaggagggggtggagggggacCGGCGGTCGGGCAGGAGGCTGACTCTCTCAGAGCTGCAGAAGATCCGAGGCACAGAATTCGACCAGCACACTGC ATCCTTCTAG
- the LOC131698930 gene encoding pleckstrin homology domain-containing family G member 6-like isoform X1: MLGFTPKPWKPVLTSTGSNIKAAPSPDMTQEGMAVGSRGSGANGLVASRVEQYEAGTGDTNCPEPAAALSPTHHQGTSQLWKLQENKPRKFVTLGYQSKGKQKKHPEYVTLGKGSSNNPKHNRATLRMGIFSQGPSEKDSGKVEQLKNKLVSYSMFGLPRLPAEVGSKWEIRMGEETSISLESSWKDIVQGHEAMSKKQSHLQEAIWELIHTELTYMKKLRVITDLFICGILNLHSVGFLTDVDPELLFSNIPQIICAHRTFWQEVISPLLQEVRQTRKPFDPQRLHDGFQTFDQRFQCYIQYCGGEERCMEYARQQMMQNQHFLVYVGWAETHKQCNRMRLSDMLARPHQRITKYPLMLKSILKRTEVSATRDSLVSMVSSVESFLHHINSLLQHREELQKLSVAAGRIEGYEVLESASEEVDKHVKEFCQLDLTNPMVGVGPHHIRQLLLEDSLKIREGKDSKVEVHAFLFSDVLLFTKLSKKSETAKVTQAPVLIDRAVCRALKDSGSFLLICRNEFNCAIAAYTIQAASAEKSKQWMQSIQSAQADLIKLKQAETHRREKELREIVEELESQIVLSTQNSPSLSHRESKSQQTEARNGMLIPQLLVTNSESQNTTSTKAEGQSEPGGPISPDPEDLGIFSRNVVSPRIRRRKPLHTPNRKTPLLTTFDLTQPGLSGPGTESSNQDAHSPPDSNSNSNASFTSTAPDFNLRTPDPISNPDVTSADLPYSIPDRMLRTQRWLSASNHISNTLSPPGTSRTQTEAPYVVPEPYFPQKWLSADHLNSNTAGSCLRTQSDRSGVNMSSLGAHSAPNLFSRTPRGSARSRSVADILLRAEALEKDWSSRHGSEKSFSLAGTGSWDGSSEGSDVDQLLEAEDLEFVKGHAYSGATENQDAPFDPEEMEYMERLHNQLRDRHSPVFFDFPLPLGAWGEGDASEGRRGLLPSEEMVCESGDPRALQSEGGKEEGVEGDRRSGRRLTLSELQKIRGTEFDQHTASF, translated from the exons AGTAAAGGTAAACAGAAGAAGCACCCTGAATATGTGACGCTGGGTAAGGGATCCTCCAACAATCCCAAACACAACCGTGCAACGCTGCGCATGGGAATCTTCAGCCAGGGACCGTCTGAAAAG GACTCAGGCAAGGTGGAGCAGCTGAAGAACAAGCTTGTCTCCTACAGCATGTTTGGCCTCCCCAGACTGCCGGCAGAGGTGGGCTCAAAATGGGAGATCAGAATGGGAGAGGAAACCAGTATCAGCCTGGAGAGCTCCTGGAAAGACATTGTGCAGGGACATGAG GCTATGAGCAAAAAGCAGTCTCACCTGCAAGAGGCGATCTGGGAGCTGATCCATACGGAGCTCACCTACATGAAGAAGCTGCGAGTCATCACTGAT TTGTTTATCTGTGGGATTTTGAATCTTCATTCAGTTGGATTTCTCACAGAC GTGGATCCGGAACTCCTGTTCAGCAATATTCCTCAAATAATCTGCGCACACAGAACCTTCTGGCAGGAAGTGATATCACCGCTGCTGCAGGAAGTGAGGCAAACCAGGAAACCCTTTGACCCTCAGAGATTGCACGATGGCTTCCAAACG TTTGACCAGAGATTCCAGTGCTATATCCAGTACTGTGGTGGTGAGGAGCGCTGTATGGAGTATGCGCGCCAACAGATGATGCAGAATCAACACTTCTTGGTCTATGTAGGG TGGGCAGAGACTCACAAGCAGTGCAATCGGATGAGACTGAGTGACATGCTGGCCAGACCCCACCAGAGAATCACCAAGTACCCCCTAATGCTGAAATCCATCCTGAAGAGAACAGAGGTCTCTGCCACCAGGGACAGCCTGGTCTCCATG GTCAGCTCTGTGGAGAGTTTTCTTCATCATATAAACTCGTTACTTCAGCACAGAGAGGAGCTTCAGAAACTGTCTGTGGCGGCTGGAAGAATAGAGGGGTATGAGGTGCTGGAGAGTGCGAGCGAGGAGGTGGACAAG CATGTTAAGGAATTCTGTCAGCTAGATCTGACCAATCCCATGGTGGGGGTGGGACCTCACCACATTCGACAGCTGCTATTGGAGGACAGCCTGAAGATCCGAGAAGGCAAAGACAGCAAG GTGGAAGTTCATGCCTTCCTCTTCTCTGATGTTCTGCTCTTCACTAAACTGAGCAAAAAGAGTGAGACGGCCAAAGTGACGCAGGCTCCAGTGCTGATTGACAGGGCTGTGTGCAGAGCACTGAAAGACTCAG GAAGCTTCCTGCTGATCTGTCGGAACGAGTTCAACTGCGCTATTGCTGCTTACACCATCCAGGCAGCGAGCGCTGAGAAGAGCAAGCAGTGGATGCAGTCAATCCAGAGCGCTCAG GCTGATCTGATAAAGCTGAAGCAGGCAGAGACACACCGGCGTGAGAAGGAACTGAGAGAGATTGTGGAGGAACTTGAGTCCCAGATTGTCCTCTCCACACAGAACTCCCCGTCGCTGTCGCACAGAGAGAGCAAGAG CCAGCAAACGGAAGCCAGGAATGGAATGCTCATCCCCCAGCTGCTGGTAACCAACAGTGAATCTCAGAACACAACGTCGACAAAGGCAGAGGGCCAATCCGAACCCGGGGGCCCCATTTCTCCTGACCCGGAGGATCTGGGGATCTTCTCCAGGAACGTGGTGTCTCCGAGAATCCGCCGGAGGAAACCACTACACACCCCCAACAGGAAGACACCCCTGCTGACGACCTTCGACCTCACACAGCCAGGTTTGTCAGGACCTGGGACAGAGTCTTCAAACCAGGATGCCCACTCACCGCCTGATTCAAACTCAAACTCTAATGCATCTTTCACTTCGACGGCACCTGATTTCAACCTGAGGACCCCAGACCCCATTTCAAATCCAGACGTGACATCTGCGGATCTGCCGTACTCCATTCCTGACCGCATGCTGAGGACCCAGCGGTGGCTGTCAGCCTCCAATCACATCTCAAACACCCTTTCTCCGCCTGGCACTTCCAGGACCCAAACTGAGGCACCCTACGTGGTGCCCGAACCTTACTTCCCCCAAAAATGGCTCTCCGCAGACCATCTGAACTCCAACACAGCGGGATCCTGTTTAAGGACCCAAAGTGACCGTTCTGGTGTCAACATGTCAAGTTTAGGTGCCCACTCCGCACCCAATTTGTTTTCAAGGACCCCAAGGGGCTCAGCCAGGTCCCGTTCAGTAGCAGATATCCTCTTGCGGGCCGAGGCTCTGGAGAAGGACTGGAGCAGCCGACACGGGTCCGAGAAAAGCTTCTCCCTGGCAGGCACCGGATCCTGGGACGGCAGCAGCGAGGGGAGTGACGTGGACCAGCTCTTGGAGGCCGAGGACCTTGAGTTTGTGAAGGGCCATGCCTACTCTGGGGCCACCGAGAACCAGGACGCGCCCTTCGACCCGGAAGAGATGGAGTACATGGAGAGACTGCACAACCAGCTCAG AGATAGACACTCCCCTGTGTTCTTTGATTTCCCCCTCCCTCTTGGGGCCTGGGGGGAGGGCGATGCCTCTGAAGGGAGGAGGGGTCTGCTGCCCAGTGAGGAGATGGTCTGTGAATCTGGAGACCCCCGTGCCCTCCAGAGCGAGGGGGGAaaggaggagggggtggagggggacCGGCGGTCGGGCAGGAGGCTGACTCTCTCAGAGCTGCAGAAGATCCGAGGCACAGAATTCGACCAGCACACTGC ATCCTTCTAG